The sequence GAAATAATAGGGAAAAATGAAAAATTCTTAAAAGCTCTTGAACTTGCTAAAAAAGTTGCTGGAGAAGATGTAGCAGTTCTTTTAACAGGTGAGTCAGGAACAGGTAAAGAGGTTTTTGCAAGATTCATCCATTTAAACTCTAAAAGAAAAGAAGGACCCTTTATACCAATCAATTGTGCTGCAATTCCCAAGGAACTTCTTGAAAATGAGCTTTTTGGTTCTGAAAAAGGAGCATTTACTGGTTCATATAAAACAAAAATAGGAAAATTTGAACTTGCTGATGGAGGAACCTTATTTCTTGATGAAATTGCTGAAATGCCTCTTGAACTTCAACCAAAACTTTTAAGGGCAATTGAATATAAAGAAATTGAAAGACTCGGTGGATTAAAACCAATTAAAGTTAACACAAGAATAATTGCAGCAACTAACAGGAATCTAAAAGAACTTGTTGAAAAGGGTTTATTTAGAGAAGACCTTTATTATAGATTATCCGTATTTCCAATTCATCTTCCACCTTTAAGAGAAAGAAAAGAAGATATACTTTTAATATCTGAAAATTTCTTGAAAAAAATGGAAAGAAAATATGGAAAAAAACTAAAGCTAAATGAGGAAAGTAAAAAAATTTTAATTACCTATGATTTTCCTGGTAACATAAGAGAACTTGAAAATATACTGGAAAGAGCAGCAATTTTAACTGAAGATGGCATAATAAAAAAAGAACATTTGATGATTGAAAAAATTGAAGATAAAGAAAAAGAAATAAAAATTCAAAATTTAAAAGATATAATTGAAAAGGAAATTGAAAAAAAGGAAAAAGAAATAATTGAAAATACATTGAAAATTACAAAAGGGAATATTTCAAAGACAGCAGAAATTCTTGGTATTTCAAGAAAATCACTTTATGAAAAATTAAAGAAATATAAAATAAATTACTAATTAAAAAGAATCAGAGTAAAAAAAATAAAAGAAATAATTAAGAAAAAGAGTGTATAAGGAACCAATTCCTGCACTTTTACCCTTGTTATTCCCAAAATAGGTAAAGCCCAGAAGGGTTGAACCATATTTGTCCATTCATCACCATAAGCAATTGCCATTATAACCTTTGAAAAGGGAACACCAAGAATTTTTGCTGC comes from candidate division WOR-3 bacterium and encodes:
- a CDS encoding sigma-54 dependent transcriptional regulator, whose product is EIIGKNEKFLKALELAKKVAGEDVAVLLTGESGTGKEVFARFIHLNSKRKEGPFIPINCAAIPKELLENELFGSEKGAFTGSYKTKIGKFELADGGTLFLDEIAEMPLELQPKLLRAIEYKEIERLGGLKPIKVNTRIIAATNRNLKELVEKGLFREDLYYRLSVFPIHLPPLRERKEDILLISENFLKKMERKYGKKLKLNEESKKILITYDFPGNIRELENILERAAILTEDGIIKKEHLMIEKIEDKEKEIKIQNLKDIIEKEIEKKEKEIIENTLKITKGNISKTAEILGISRKSLYEKLKKYKINY